A single region of the Mustela lutreola isolate mMusLut2 chromosome 2, mMusLut2.pri, whole genome shotgun sequence genome encodes:
- the LOC131825982 gene encoding keratin-associated protein 24-1 produces MQSGSMSLLGCSGECSDTSYRTHCYIPVTPSVALCSSDVSPTFGLCLPSSYQGNLWLLGNCQETYAEAPSCESPSCELKICTTSCDPSNSCVPCNSPAVGQVCSTCETTNIGPNPSCNPCTQTKGYVSYYYKLSQSPSKACQTFSNSFKGFGQLNCSSNRFRLLNHCRVGSLGYGGCQNLAFIPSGFSPSCYISRSCQPQNYLVRNCRYPSYGPVNCQPLRYFSRNFQSLSCIPSTFPPLRYLCSGCRPLSCY; encoded by the coding sequence ATGCAGTCAGGCTCCATGTCTCTTCTGGGCTGTTCTGGGGAATGCAGTGATACATCCTACAGAACTCACTGTTATATCCCAGTGACTCCTTCTGTTGCGCTTTGCTCCAGTGATGTAAGCCCTACTTTTGGGCTCTGTTTACCCAGTAGCTACCAAGGAAATCTTTGGCTTCTGGGTAACTGCCAAGAAACCTATGCTGAAGCACCAAGCTGCGAATCTCCTAGCTGTGAGCTCAAGATCTGCACCACAAGTTGTGACCCGTCAAACTCCTGTGTGCCCTGCAACTCTCCAGCAGTGGGCCAAGTCTGCAGTACCTGTGAAACCACCAACATTGGACCTAACCCCAGCTGCAATCCATGCACTCAGACCAAGGGGTATGTATCTTATTACTACAAACTCAGCCAAAGTCCATCTAAAGCCTGCCAGACCTTCAGCAATAGCTTCAAGGGCTTTGGGCAACTTAACTGCTCGTCCAACCGTTTCCGTCTCCTAAACCACTGTAGAGTGGGTAGTTTGGGCTATGGAGGCTGCCAAAATCTTGCCTTCATACCCAGTGGCTTCTCACCATCATGTTATATTTCCAGAAGCTGCCAACCCCAAAACTATTTAGTGAGAAATTGCCGATATCCAAGTTATGGACCAGTGAACTGTCAACCGCTGAGATATTTTTCTAGAAACTTCCAGTCTCTGAGCTGCATTCCAAGTACCTTTCCTCCTCTGAGGTATTTATGCAGTGGTTGTAGACCTCTGAGTTGTTATTGA
- the LOC131825983 gene encoding keratin-associated protein 25-1, whose product MYNRAQNYLSSRFQPQNHLSYGCQSQNFIFGGYQLLNFVSRACHPLRYLSYDCQPFGYVFSSFRPLDYVSNRFQPVHYIYNSFHPACSFGTWQSPFIRRSC is encoded by the coding sequence ATGTATAACAGAGCTCAGAACTACTTGTCAAGTCGTTTCCAACCCCAGAACCACCTCTCTTATGGCTGTCAGTCACAGAACTTCATCTTTGGTGGGTATCAACTACTGAATTTTGTGTCCCGGGCCTGCCATCCTTTGAGATATCTCTCCTATGACTGTCAACCTTTTGGTTATGTGTTCAGCAGCTTCCGACCCCTGGACTATGTGTCTAATAGGTTTCAACCGGTTCACTACATATACAACAGTTTCCATCCAGCTTGCTCCTTTGGGACTTGGCAATCTCCATTTATTAGAAGATCATGCTGA